Part of the Cuculus canorus isolate bCucCan1 chromosome 25, bCucCan1.pri, whole genome shotgun sequence genome is shown below.
TGGACAAGGCATGTCCAAGCTTTCATCTTATCTCCAGGACTGCCAAAATAACACGATCgctttctatgacaaggtgatcCACTTCCTGGACGAGGGAAAGACTGTGGACATAGTCTTTTTAgacttcaataaagcctttgacaccgtttctcacagcattctgcttaggaaacttggctgcctctggcctggacaggcgcacactctcctgagtggaaaactggttggatggccgggcccaaagagttgtggtaaacggacttaactccagctggagtccCATCAccagtggtgtcccccagggttcagtgctgagtccagtcctcttcagtatctttatcagtgacctggatgaaagcattgggtgcacccttagcaagtttgcagatgacactaagctgggaggaagtgtcgatctgctggagggtagggaggctctgcaaagggatctgaacagccTGGACCGCTGcgctgagaccaatggcaggaggtttaacgaggccaaacactgggtcctgcacttggggcacaacaaccctgtgcagctacagaccaggagaagagtggctggaaagctgcctggaggagaagggcctgggggtgttggttgacattcaattgaacatgagccagcggtggcccaggtggccaagacggccaatggcatcttggcttggatcagaaatgacGTGGCCAGGAGGCccggggaggtgattctgcccctggactcggcactggtgaggccacagctcgaatcctgtgttcagttctgggcctctctaGAAaacaaggatgttgaggctctggagtgagtccagagagGAGCAAGGAAGCTGtagaaggggctggagaacaagtcccTTCTCCGCTCAAGGAGTgactgagggacctggggttgtttagccttgagaaggggagactgaggggagactttattgctctctacaactacctgcaaggaggttgtggagaggtgggtgctggaatcttctcccaagtgataagtgagaggacaaggggggGAACAGactccagctgtgccaggggagggtcagactggatatcaggaaaagatttttcacagcaagggtcatggggccctggcagaggctgcgcagggagggggttgagccaccatccctggaaggattCAAAAtacgggtagacgaggtgctcagggacgtggtttagtggcaggtagtAATGGTTGGAATCGAtgacccaagaggtcttttccaacctggtgattctttGAGTCTATGATGatgatcatcatcatcatccgGATCCGCATTCGCTGAGGAGCCGTTCTTCACAGCGAGGATTTGGACATCCGGTCCCTGGACAAATGGGAGAGCTTACACAGTGTTATCTCCTTGTAGCTGAGGTCTCCAACAATTGCTGCGACCCGCTGAGTTTTTATACCACTGAACAAAGAgccccaggtgctgctgctgggcaggctgAGCTCAGAGCTCCAGGCAAGCAGCGGCAGGGAGGGAACCGCTCCCCAGAGCACCCCCCACGTTACTGTACAGCGCTGCACGCTCTGGGCACCAGGGTGGGCTCAGCACACAGAAATAGGCAGCGCTgtcctggagctctgcatccTGCACCTGCAGAAACACCTGGGAGTTCTCTGCAGACAGCACAGAGGAGAACCTCCCTGAATCCACGCGAGGTTTTGTTTTTGTCACCCAGAGCAGCATCTGAGGAGACTGGGTCTGATGCTGCTGGTACCAGAGGATGAAGAAATTTGCATAGCTAGATGAGAAATTGCAGTGGAGAGTTGCGCTGTGTCCTGCCTGGATGGTCATCTGTGCTGGGAACTGGAGCACAGAGTCCTTTTGGGCACCACCTGGGAAGCCAGAAAGGGCTTTCAGATTGCTTGCCTGTCAGCCATTCCATCTGTCTCTCCATTGCCTTGATCACTGTCCCCACTCCcagctcccttttccctccccttctaAGGCTGAGCTCTCTGCCCTGCACTCTTCTCTCTGCACGTTCCTTCCACTTCTCACACACCCCTGCTTTTCAGTCACACTCCAAGCTCTTTCTCTCCACTCCTTCTCCCCACATCTCCAAGgttttccccatccccacagagATCGGTCCCCTGGGATCCAGTgcccctggcagagcagctcccatgTGCCCCATCgctcccttccccagcagcgCTCCCTCTCGCAGGCTTTCTCTGCATCAGCAGCACAGTCAGGAAGATTCGGTCCCTGCACATTTAGGCTGAGATCTGCCTCTCACTCAGGGTTTACTCTCCACTCCGGTGCTGCCTGGAGTCCAGGGCACAGCCTGGAGTGCCTGgccctcctctgctgcctccaggaCTCCTCCAGCTGGACAGGGTCTTGGAAACTCCTACAAAGTGACCCATCCTGTTCTCCCCACAGAGAATTGTTGGGAGGCAGAGGTTTCCTGGGGAAAAGAGGAATTGTGCGTCCAGCCCAAGGCAATGCTTACCCAGTGGGTGCCTCAGGAAGGCGGTGAGGAGGAGATAAACAAGACACCTGCTGTGACCACTCATCCTGCAGGGGTGAGAGAGACTGAGaaacccccacacccccccctcAGAGCTCCgagagagcagagctgccagcaagGACTCTGCAAGGGGAGCAGAGAATGAAatggggtggagaaagcgcttgttcccagcacagctgcaatgCTTGTGCTTGgctcctccctcctccagctgtgACCTGTGTtgctcctgcagcccagacCTTCTGTCTTGCCAAGGTGAGGGCTCTAAGGGGGTCACCAGGGTCTGCACCTTCTGAGCACACTCTTGCACACGTTCTGCTCTGCAAATACcatttgctttctgggctgtgagttcACGTTGTCAGCTCCTGCAgtgcttctcatccaccagctcctcaagtccttctcttcagggctgctctcagtccgTTCTCCACCCACCCTGTTTTTGTTCTTGGCATTGCTCTGACGCTCCTGTGTCCCAAGTCCCTGAGCTTGGACACCCCACCCCTCCCCACCAACTccttttttcagtgctgcacaGGCTGGGGAGCCACAGCTGAGATCCATCCTTCCCCGGTCCCAGCTCCAAAACAGAGCCCGACTGCCTCTGAGCTGTGACTTTGGCAACCCTTGAGCCCCAGTGGGTCTGGACAAGGCTCTATGGGCTTTCCTCCTATCTCCAGGACTTTACCCACAGAACAAATGGCTCTGTATTTGGCGTGGAGGGAAGTCCTCTACAACAGCCTCATGGTCTGGATTCCGGGGAGAGAGTGTGAGGGTTTCAGTCCTCTCTCCATCAGCTTCTCCTGTCTGCACTGAGCTCAGACTCCTGACTCTGCAGGATGGCTTCCCAGTGCTGGCGGAGATTTCTGGGGGAAACAATGGACAAGCTTGGAAGAAGCCCGCTGCCAACTTCAATGTGGATTCTTGGTGGCGATGGCAGTGGTGATGGTGCTGAAAATGCTCGGGGCCCTGGCCAAGAGGGGCTGGGTGGGGCGAGGTGCCCcagtgagcagagcagcagcggCCCCGTCGGGGAAGGCTGAGGCTCTCGGAGAATCATGGGAGCATGGACTGAGAGAACACTTGTTTGGAACAGACACTGAAAGATCGTTGAGTCCACCCTTCTGCCACACACAGGGACGTTTGTAGGTAGATCAGGTAGTTTGAAGCCTCACCCACCAGACCTTGAACAGGTCCGGTGATGGGGTACCCCCAGCTCCTCTGGGGAACTGTGCCAGCGTCAGTGTGGacaattcctccttctgttacacctaaatctcctctccttcagTTTAAACCCCTGTTCTGTCACTACAGGCACACATGTCGCTCCCCCTTGAAGATGCTGAAGAGTTGCAGGATGGAGGGGAGCAAGAGGAAAGTGTGGTGGCCACTTTGCATCATTGGCCACATCAAAGTAATGCAGTCAGATGAGTAGAGAATAACCATTATGGCCACTCCTTTGCCTACCAGAGTGACTAAACTGGCCCCTGGCCACCCCGTCCTGCCTATCAAAGCAAGTGTGTGCATATAGCAAAGTTATACCACAGCCACTGAACAAAGAATCAAAGGGGATCCTGAATGCAGgagtattaataagatttgtgaatagaaaCCCACATATGTTGTACTTGGATGAGTTATGGATGTGGAAACTGTGGTTTTCGTGCACTGGAAAAGGCTTGAGGTATGACCCTGGAGTGTTTTGGATCCCTACAAGTTGGTGGAGGTGGCACCAGCAGGGGGACGCGAAGCAATCCACCGTTCCCTTATCAGAAGCGCCACTGCTATAGGATATAGAATTATATAAAAGCTTATACTTTTGACTTAGAATTGTGACATTACAGATATTAAGCTAACTGTTTAAGTGCAGTACTgagtcctactctgtctccatCGGGGTGTGACACCAGTGTCGGGCAGGTTGAGGTTAAAACCTAGTAGCACGAGGCACCCACCTGGGGAGGCAAAAACAAGGGACAATTGCGATGAGCTGAGGAGGGTGGAAAGAGAACCCTTGGAAATCCCTTTCaaactaatttttcttctgcatttctctccctttgGAAGTGAGGATGTTTACATTGAAGTCAGGAGTGAGGTAGTGCTGTACAGGTTCCCTACAATGGAACTTCTGGTGCCCAGCCTCAACATCTGCAGCCTCGGTGGAGTCCAGGGGCTCCTGGACACAAAACTCTCTGCTTCCACAAGGAGAGCTCTGTCAGCAGCTCAGGCTGCAGAGGCAGAGGCCCAACCTTCCCTCAgccccaggtgctgctgctgggcaggctgAGCTCAGAGCTCCAGGCAAGCAGCGGCAGGGAGGGAACTGCTCCCCAGAGCACCCCCCACGTTATTGTGCAGCGCTGCACGCTCTGGGCACCAGGGTGGGCTCAGCACACAGAAATAGGCAGCGCTgtcctggagctctgcatccTGCACCTGCAGAAACACCTGGGAGTTCTCTGCAGACATCAGAGAGGTGAACCTCCCTGCATCCACGCGAGCTTTGTACTTGTTGACCCAGAGCAGCATCTGAGGGgactgggactggtgctgctGATACCAGAAGAGGTTAAGATAGCTATCGCTTGTGGAGAAATTGCAGTGCAGAGTTGCGCTGTGTCCTGCCTGGATGGTCATCTGTGCTGGGAACTGGAGCACAGACTCCTTTTGGGCATCACCTGGGAAGACAGAAAGGGCTTTCAGCTTTGCTTGCCTGTCAACCTGTCCGTCTGTCTCTCCATTGTCTTGATCACTGACCCCACTGCCCCAACTGTCCTCTCTGCACTCCTCAGACCCCACATCCCCTGCTTCTCAGCCACGCTCCCGGCTCTTTCTCTATACTCCTTCTCCCCACATCTCCAAGgttttccccatccccacagagATCGGTCCCCTGGGATCCAGTgcccctggcagagcagctcccatgCGCCCCATCgctcccttccccagcagcgCTCCCTCTCGCAGGCTTTCTCTGCATCAGCAGCACAGTCAGGAAGGCTCGGTCCCTGCCCGCTCAGGCTGAGCTCTGGTTCCTCCTGCGTGCCCATCCCTCCGGAGCTGCCCCCATCCTTTGCCGTCCCCACCCGCAGCCCCTGCTCTCCCGACACAAACACTCCCAGGGCCCCAGGGACTCAGCCCTCCCGGCTGCTCCCTTCCACCCACAGCACCACAACCTCGTGCCTCCTTCTGCCCAGCCTCCCGCTGCCATCTCACCCGACGCTGCCAGTGCCAGCAGCGCTGCCAGGAGAAGGAGGACCATGTCCCGCTGTGCGTGCGGGCAGGAGGGCCCTGAGGCTCTGCCCTTGCCCTCTGCTGCCCCTGCCAGCTCCAAGAGGCGTCCCAGCCCCAGCGCCGAGGGTGGAGCCCAagcccctccctgctgctccagtgcGGCCTCTCGGGGTCTGTGCCCCCCAGGCTCTGCCCCCCAGGCTCTGCCGAGAGAGAGCAGCGCCCTGGGGGGAGCCCTGTCCGTGCCAGGGACAGGCAGCCCTTGgacctgctcctgccagcacccgcgagcccaggctgcccccagctctgcaggagacGCAGAAGGCACCGCTGACCCCATCCTGGGCCCTGGCCCTGGGACCTCCCACCCCTCATCGGCTCACacagacacaaggaaaaaacccacatgggACCACAACCAACTGTGGACTCTGCTGAGTAACTCCAGGCCAAGCACAGATGGATTGGAATATTCTGGGAATGGACACGGCCCAGGCATTGCTATGGCATTGTTTGTGTGCTCAGAGTGTACACAGAGAGGGGATGAGGGTAAACCGTCCAGAATTTCTCCCGAGGGCCGTGTTAGGCAGGATGGGGACAAAACGCAGCAGCAAACGCACCCACCTGGGAAGGCAACAAAAAGACATAATCGGGGTGAGCttaggagggaggagaagaggactTGTCATGTCCTCATGCACCTGAGCCCAAGGCATTCAGCTGAGAATGGCTGGAGCTTCTGCCTGAGATCAGCATTTCCAACAGACCCACCAGAGTGACCCAGGGTGATGGCACTGCCTGTTCTGGACCTGACCAGCACTGGAGCTGAGTCTTCTGCCATAGGGCTGTGTTCCTGTTCTGGAAATCGTGGGGCCTTTCATCCCTGCACTCGGAAGAAGCCTTCATTGGGGAATGGGCATGGAACAAACgtgaaaatgaaaaggcatCTGTGATGGAAACATAAGTCCTGTCCATGTCAACAGCTGTGATGGTTTACATTCTAGGTGAGTTTGTCAGAAAATTGTTGCTTCTGCAAAGGTGCCTCTGGTCCTGCGGCAATGAAGGGCAGGGATAAAAGCCAGCCCGAGTCCCTGCTCCCTCAGTCCATTCCTTTGCCTCCATCTCCTTGGGAACCAGGTGAGTCTGAATCGTCTTCATCCTTACTCAGTAGGGCACTGGTCTGCTCCTCACACACTCCTGtgctctgtttcctctctgtttcctctcccaGGTACCCTCTGACTCTGagccatgtcctgctgcaacccgtgccagccctgccagccctgcggcccgtgcccgctggccagcagctgcaacGAGTGCTGTGTCCGGCAGTGCCAGAGCTCCACCATCGCCATCCAGCCCTCTcccgtggtggtgaccctgcccggacccatcctcagctccttcccacagaacacCGTTGTGGGCTCCTCCACCtccgctgctgttggcagcatcctcagctctcAGGGAGTGCCCATCAGCTCCGGGGGCCTTGACCTCTCTGGCATTGCCGGACGCTACTGTGGCAGGAGGTACCGCCTGTGAACAGGATGTTGCAGAAGCCCCAGGGAGACACCTTGAGGAACTCAGAACATCAGCAGAGGACCAGATCTTTCATCATGGATTCCAGGataatggaatggttttggctttattcccttttccttgtttgctttGGTTCCCCTTGACAGCAAGGTCCCCCAAAGCCCAGCCTGCTGGGGaccctctgtctcctctccctccttggGGCAGATTGACAGAAATGACATGGGAACTTCTCTACAGATCTCAGACAATAAGTTACTCCCAGGGCTCCCTGCACTTCTAACTTCCACTTGGATTGACTTGGTTTCCCTCTTCTGACTCATTAAAGTTCTGCTGCATTCAAGCTTGGCTTTTGGTGTGCTCCTTTCTTCTTGAGTGCTGCCCATgctttcaaaagagaaaggtGATGCTCTGGTTGAGAAGAAGAGGGCACGAGGAGacccttttcctttcacagaggAAGGGGAGGCTGGGATCTCCTGCAGGGTCACTTCTTTGGGCATCATCCCTCACCGCTGAGTTGCCAACCTTCTCAGGAGTGGAAAAGAAGCAGTCATTGGAATGACCCCCATCTTCTGCTCCAGGTGTCTCTCCTCACAATCCTACAGTCCTGTGGTCATggccagcagagagcagcagggaagtgTTGCCCATTTCGCTGGTTGCTGCCTGGTGGAAACCAAAAGCCacctctgcaaagcctttgggcagaagcagcacagaataAAGCCTTCCCCCAGGCTCAGCCttgccagccccagcccctccctgccccaggtttttgcccagcccaggcagctcctgcaccaGCGTgtcctgcacagcacagaggtACACGGCGCTGTCAGAGCCTTCgacttcctccagctgcaggaggctggaTTTCTCTGTGGGGTTCAGCGATGTGGTGAAACGGCCGTTCCGCTTGGAGCCAGTTCCTGCCTGATAGGAGACCAGCTGGGGAGCCTGGCCTTTCCTCTGCTGGTACCAGGACAGATATGGAGGCACTGATATCTGGTAAGTGCAGTTTGTTCGAAAGGTGTCTCCCTGTTTCAGTGTGACTGGTCCTTCTTGCTGGGTGACGGTGATCTGCCCCAGGGTGCCTGGAGGAAAGCAAGggtcagcagctctgcagggaaaggcTCTGAGATGCAAACCAAGAGGGCAAATGGCatgtgggaggagaaggctccCTGTGCCCGGCTCAGCAGCCAGAGCTCCAGGGATCAGAAGAGCAAGGCAGGGGGTGTCCTTGGGAGGAGATCTCAGCTCAGCGTGGCTCTCTCAGTAGAATTCTTCCCTCCCACAGGCAGTCCGCCAGAAAAAACTGGGCTTTCACCCCAGGCCTTCGCTCTCCACTCAGGTGCTGCCTGGAGTCCAGAGCACAGCCTGGAGTGCCTGgccctcctctgctgcctccaggaCATCTCCAGCTGGGCCAGGGTCCTGGAAACTCCTACAAAGCTGATCCATCCTATTCTCCCCACAGAGAACTGTAGCAGGGCTGAAGGtctgctggagaaaagaggaattgTGCCTCCAGCCCAAGGCAATGCTTACCCAGTGGCTGCCTCAGGAAGGCAGTGAGGAGGAGATATGTGAGGCGCCTGCTGTGACCACTCATCCTGCAGGAGTGAGAAAGACTGAGAAACCCCCACGAATCCCCTCAGAGCcttcagagagcagagctgccagcaagGACTCTGCAAGGGgagcagagactgaaatggggaggagaaaatgtttgttcccagcacagctgcaatgCTTGTGCATGgctcctccctcctgcagctgtgacccatgtttccctgcagcccagaCCTTCTGCCTTTCCAAGGTGAGGGCTCTAAGGACATCACCACCGTCTCACCCTACCAATCAGCGTTGCACACTCATTCTGCTGCATAAATACCATGTCTTGCTCACATGTTGAGCCTTTGGCCAATCCCCAGGGCCAGGGAGACATTTTCCCTCCTTGGGCTTCCTTGGCCAGCAGCAAACACAGTCACCTGGGGAGGCAACATCAACACAAAATCGGGGTGAGCttaggagggaggggaagagaaggacttggcatGTCCTCATGCACCTGAGCCCAAGGCATTCAGCTGAGAATGGCTGGAGCTTCTGGCTGAGATCAACTCTTCCAACAGACCCACCAGAGTGACCAAGGGTGATGGCCCTGCCTGTTCTGGACCTGACCAGCACTGGAGCTGAGTTTTCTGCCATAGGGCTGTGTTCCTGTCCTGGAAATAGCTTTTCCCCAGTCATGCTATCAATAAAGATCATCTGCTTCCTAACCCCACCACAGGAGACCCCATAATAAGCAGAAGGGCCTTCCTAATGATGACAGCATCCACAATTATCCTTattggagagggagggatgaCATTTCTTCTGACAGAGCAGGGAGCCCTTTGGCCCAGGTGCTGCTGTGGCTCTTGGCATGAGCCCTGGTTTGCCTGCCCAACTCAGGAGACCTtccaa
Proteins encoded:
- the LOC128854590 gene encoding uncharacterized protein LOC128854590 isoform X1; amino-acid sequence: MGSAVPSASPAELGAAWARGCWQEQVQGLPVPGTDRAPPRALLSLGRAWGAEPGGHRPREAALEQQGGAWAPPSALGLGRLLELAGAAEGKGRASGPSCPHAQRDMVLLLLAALLALAASGDAQKESVLQFPAQMTIQAGHSATLHCNFSTSDSYLNLFWYQQHQSQSPQMLLWVNKYKARVDAGRFTSLMSAENSQVFLQVQDAELQDSAAYFCVLSPPWCPERAALHNNVGGALGSSSLPAAACLEL
- the LOC128854590 gene encoding uncharacterized protein LOC128854590 isoform X2 codes for the protein MGSAVPSASPAELGAAWARGCWQEQVQGLPVPGTDRAPPRALLSLGRAWGAEPGGHRPREAALEQQGGAWAPPSALGLGRLLELAGAAEGKGRASGPSCPHAQRDMVLLLLAALLALAASGGAQKDSVLQFPAQMTIQAGHSATLHCNFSSSYANFFILWYQQHQTQSPQMLLWVTKTKPRVDSGRFSSVLSAENSQVFLQVQDAELQDSAAYFCVLSPPWCPERAALYSNVGGALGSGSLPAAACLEL